The following proteins are encoded in a genomic region of Dioscorea cayenensis subsp. rotundata cultivar TDr96_F1 chromosome 8, TDr96_F1_v2_PseudoChromosome.rev07_lg8_w22 25.fasta, whole genome shotgun sequence:
- the LOC120267155 gene encoding uncharacterized protein LOC120267155 produces MIACDFNLRFVYVRAGWEGSASDARVLQHSIDHGFHVPPNKYYLVDAGYANTPKFIAPYRGVRYHLQEQGRAGCRPSNYKELFNLRHASLRNHVERIIGVLKMRFPILKVATFHPIDSQTDIVVSACVLHNFIRIHNGTDEIEEINNGADEVTVPNGDDTYQNDVNVLNSDRIAGARKRDEIAMQMWNDYCNYRRNVI; encoded by the coding sequence ATGATCGCGTGCGATTTTAACCTACGTTTTGTATATGTTCGGGCTGGTTGGGAAGGATCTGCTTCTGATGCTAGAGTACTTCAGCATTCAATTGATCACGGATTCCATGTCCCCCCCAATAAATATTATCTGGTGGATGCAGGATATGCAAATACTCCAAAATTTATTGCTCCATACCGGGGTGTGCGATATCACTTACAGGAGCAAGGACGGGCAGGATGTAGACCAAGTAATtacaaagaactatttaatttgcgTCATGCTTCATTGAGAAATCATGTTGAACGCATTATTGGAgtcttgaaaatgagatttcctatACTTAAAGTTGCAACCTTTCATCCAATAGATTCCCAAACTGATATAGTAGTTTCCGCATGTGTGTTGCATAATTTCATACGTATACACAATGGCACGGATGAAATCGAAGAAATCAATAATGGAGCTGACGAAGTTACCGTCCCAAATGGAGATGATACATATCAAAATGATGTCAACGTACTGAACTCTGATCGTATTGCAGGTGCTcgcaaaagagatgaaatagcgatgcaaatgtggaatgattattgTAACTATCGTAGAAATGTAATTTAA
- the LOC120267883 gene encoding GATA zinc finger domain-containing protein 15-like, with protein MNMTVSKKRKTQIGDQEKCLLLPANNMEGCEAWAANPINNNNNNMEGIEACAANPINNNNNMEGFEARAANPINNNNNMEGFEARAANQINDDNNSNNNMEGFVAWADNLWTEIITNDNSNNNINVEDYEAWAADLMKVDDNNNNNINNADELAVVPETRNTTNNIGCNDHAEKEAATAA; from the coding sequence ATGAACATGACAGtgtccaaaaaaagaaaaacacaaataggCGATCAGGAGAAGTGTTTGTTATTGCCTGCCAACAATATGGAAGGCTGTGAAGCATGGGCCGCAAATccaattaacaacaacaacaacaatatggaAGGCATTGAAGCATGTGCTGCTAATccaattaacaacaacaacaatatggaAGGCTTTGAAGCAAGGGCTGCTAATccaattaacaacaacaacaatatggaAGGCTTTGAAGCAAGGGCTGCTAATCAAATTAACGAcgacaacaacagcaacaacaatatGGAAGGCTTTGTAGCATGGGCTGATAATCTATGGACTGAAATTATAACTAAcgacaacagcaacaacaacattaatgtGGAAGACTATGAAGCATGGGCTGCTGATCTAATGAAAGTGgatgacaacaacaataacaacattaataatGCTGATGAACTAGCAGTAGTACCAGAGACAAGAAACACAACAAATAATATTGGATGCAATGATCATGCAGAAAAGgaagcagcaacagcagcatgA